The Paraburkholderia hospita region TCGCGGGCGCAAGATGACCCAGCGCCGCGAACAGGTTCGGCACGCTGCCGCCAGCGATTTTCCGGACCCGTGCGTAGACTTCGGCGGTGGCGCCCGTGGCGTTCGTAACAGCGGGGATAGCGATGCGACTCATGATTGACCTCATTCAGTGGTGGTTAGGAGCCTCCACTTTATGGTCGTCGTGTGATCTTGTTGAGTCTTTAAATTCGCAATATCATGCTCAAAAGTATCAACCGAGGTAAGTATGTCACCCCCACTTGATTGGCTCAGCCGTCTGCTCGGCATGATGACGGTGCGCGGCCAGCTTGAACTTCGATGCGCCTATGGCGCACCGTGGCAGGTCGTCTACGGCGATTCGGATGCTGGGGAAATGCCGTACCACATCGTGCTCGGCGGATCGGCAATCCTGGAGACGCCGGGCACGGGCAAACCGCAGAATCTGGGCGCTGGCGATATCGTGATGTTGACGCACGGCTCGGCTCATATCCTTCACGATGGTGGGGGCGCGAAGCCGAAGCCTGCACGTGAACGCGAGGCGTTGAACCTGATCATCAGCGAAAATAAAGGCACGGGTCAGCGCCTGGATATGCTCTGCGGACGAATCGTGCTGGCGCCGCCACATGACCGCTTTATTCGTGCGTACCTTCCGCCGCGACTCGTAATCCGGACATCGGCCGCGGAGGGTTCCTCTCACGGCGAGACGCTGACCCAGCTGCAAGCTCTTATGGCGCTCATGCGAGCGGAATCGGGTGCGGACAACCTGGGCGGCTACGCGATGCTCAATGCGCTATCGACGGCTCTCTTCGCGCTGGCGCTACGCATGTCCAGCGAGTCTGACGAAGCGCCGACGGGGCTACTGGCGCTCGCTGGGCATCCGCGTCTGGCGCCTGCGCTTGCGGTCATATTCAACGAGCCGGCCTATCCGTGGACCCTGGCTGAGTTGTCCGGGCTCTGTAGCATGTCGCGCGCGACCTTGCTTCGCCACTTCCATGAGAAGGTGGGACGCTCGCCCAATGAGCTGTTGGCGGATGTCCGGATGGCGCTGGCCGCCAACGCGTTGAAAAAGCCAGGCGTTTCCACCGAAGTCGTCGCCGAGGGCGTCGGCTACCAATCCGTGGCTGCGTTCAGGCGCGCCTTCACGCAACACGTGGGCATGACGCCAGCCGAGTGGCGCCGTTCGGAGCTGGAGAAGCAACAGGGCGGTGCATGAGTTAAAGCAGGTTTAGGATGATCCTGCGTGAAAGTACAAAAGGCATTGGGCCGATTGCACAACCGACGGTGCGCTACACTGGTTATTCAGACGCTTGTTGCGCACTTGTACAGTTCCCATTCGATGAATTCGCGATCCAGCGCGATCTTCACCGCGCTTGCCGCGGCAGCGATCTTTGGCGCCGCGACTCCGCTCGCCAAAGCCCTGCTCGAACTGCCGCACCTGTCCTTCTGGATAGCCGCGGCCTTGATGGCGCTGGGTATCTGGCTGCACGTCCGCGAGCGACACGAACATCAACACACGCACGAGTGGCTTGAGCATACGCATCGGCATCGTCATGATGAACATCACCAGCACGAGCACGACTTTGCCTATGTCGGTGATGAGCCACACACGCATCCTCATGTGCATCTACCCATTACCCATTCACACGCGCATTTTCCGGATGTTCACCATCGACATTCGCACTAGTGCGGAGAAGATCGTGAAATGACGCTGCGCCCAGGTAAATCAGCGCGGAAGCCCAGGACGCTGACGATAACGCACTGATCCAGCTCGCTGGCGTGCTACCCTTGGCCGGAGCCTGACCGGTTCTCGTGACACTGGGCCGCCCCGGCAACGACTGGCAATGGTGCATGCACAATTTACCGGAAACAGACCCGCCGCTCGCCGGCTGGTCGGAACTGATCCTCAACGTCGACGACAATGATGCCGCTCGGCTTGCCAAAACGCGCGTGCTGCGTCGTGCGGGCTTCGACGTGCTCGAGGCGTCGACGGGTGAGCAGGCGCTAGCGTTTGTTACATCGCACAAACCTGCCGTCGTCCTGCTCGACGTGCGGCTGCCGGACAGCGATGGCGTGCACGTGTGCAAGCGGATCAAACAGAATCCCTTGACGCGGTCGGTACTGGTCCTTCAGACCTCCGCGGTCCTGTTGAGCGCCTCGGACCGGATTCGCGCCCTGGACAGCGGCGCCGACAGCTACCTGACAGAGCCGGTCGAAGCACCTGAGCTTGTCGCCAATGTACGAGCGCTGCTACGCCTCTGGCGGGCCGAGCGCGCACTTCACGACGCGGACCGGCGCAAGTCCCAGTTCCTCGCGACGCTCGCGCACGAATTGCGCAACCCGCTCGCCCCGATCCGCAACGCCCTGGAGCTGATGGACCCGCGATTCCAGACGAGCCCTGCCGCAGCGCGCGCAGCATGGCAAACGGTAGGGCGACA contains the following coding sequences:
- a CDS encoding cupin domain-containing protein, with protein sequence MSPPLDWLSRLLGMMTVRGQLELRCAYGAPWQVVYGDSDAGEMPYHIVLGGSAILETPGTGKPQNLGAGDIVMLTHGSAHILHDGGGAKPKPAREREALNLIISENKGTGQRLDMLCGRIVLAPPHDRFIRAYLPPRLVIRTSAAEGSSHGETLTQLQALMALMRAESGADNLGGYAMLNALSTALFALALRMSSESDEAPTGLLALAGHPRLAPALAVIFNEPAYPWTLAELSGLCSMSRATLLRHFHEKVGRSPNELLADVRMALAANALKKPGVSTEVVAEGVGYQSVAAFRRAFTQHVGMTPAEWRRSELEKQQGGA